In Finegoldia magna ATCC 53516, a genomic segment contains:
- a CDS encoding tRNA 2-thiocytidine(32) synthetase TtcA, whose translation MQRTVQEVERAIIKKYRKHIWSKFIKAIKEYDLIQDGDKIAVCMSGGKDSLLLAKLFQELQKHGMNNFDLEFIAMNPGYSEENIRLEKENFEKLNIPYHMYDTDVFSVSEKISSNNPCYMCARMRRGALYSKAKELGCNKMALGHHFDDVIETILLNVLCSGNYKTMMPKLHSNNFEGIELIRPMYLIREESVKSWLNYSGLKALDCACSVTKKTEGSMRKQIKLLIAELSDRGFTNVENSIFKSSENVDVSRILGYEYNGEKYNFLDTYGENDL comes from the coding sequence ATGCAAAGAACTGTACAAGAAGTTGAAAGAGCAATTATAAAAAAATATAGAAAACACATTTGGTCAAAGTTTATCAAGGCTATAAAAGAATATGATTTGATTCAAGACGGCGACAAAATAGCCGTGTGTATGAGTGGTGGCAAGGATAGTTTACTTCTTGCGAAATTATTCCAAGAACTTCAAAAACACGGAATGAATAATTTTGATCTTGAATTCATAGCGATGAATCCGGGATATAGTGAAGAAAATATTAGACTTGAGAAGGAAAATTTTGAAAAACTTAACATTCCTTATCACATGTATGATACTGATGTATTCAGTGTTAGTGAGAAAATTTCATCGAACAATCCGTGTTATATGTGTGCAAGGATGAGAAGAGGGGCACTTTACTCCAAGGCAAAAGAACTTGGTTGCAATAAAATGGCGTTGGGTCATCATTTTGATGATGTGATTGAAACTATTTTATTGAATGTTTTGTGTTCTGGAAATTATAAAACAATGATGCCAAAGCTTCACTCAAATAACTTTGAAGGAATTGAACTTATAAGACCGATGTATTTGATTAGAGAAGAATCTGTAAAAAGTTGGTTAAATTATTCGGGATTAAAAGCCCTAGACTGCGCTTGTTCTGTAACTAAGAAAACAGAAGGGTCCATGAGGAAACAAATCAAACTTTTGATTGCAGAATTGTCGGATAGAGGATTTACAAATGTAGAAAATTCTATATTTAAATCCAGTGAAAATGTTGATGTATCCAGAATTCTTGGGTATGAATATAATGGTGAAAAGTATAACTTTTTGGATACTTACGGTGAAAATGATTTATAA
- a CDS encoding FprA family A-type flavoprotein: protein MGVEPIKIQENLYYLGVNDRQTEFFENMWPLPYGVAYNSYLITGEKTCLMDTVKVSKSDEFVDNVKAILKDRKLDYLVIHHIEPDHSGSIPQILDLYPDLKIVGNKKTRSMLNDYYEIDSDHFVEVGEGDVLDLGDRKLTFYLTAMVHWPESMVSYDAENKILFSQDIFGGFGTNDGAIYDDELDYDLRRTEFRRYYTNIVGKYSQMAVRAINKLSSLEIKTICPVHGCIWRKQPSRIVEDYTKWATYEVNEGVVIAYASMYGNTELMADQLARYLADEGVRNIEVMDVSKTHESYILSNCWEKKSLVLGSCTYNNTVYPVMNNLLNILKMQKLKNHVVSVFGSFGWSGGAVKNLKEFVEEGKFETTETVVEAKGRMKEEDDQGLRQMAKEIAAKIK from the coding sequence ATGGGAGTAGAACCAATTAAAATCCAAGAAAATTTGTATTACTTGGGTGTGAACGACAGACAAACAGAATTTTTTGAAAATATGTGGCCGTTGCCTTATGGAGTAGCTTATAACTCTTATTTGATTACAGGCGAAAAAACTTGTTTGATGGATACTGTAAAAGTTAGCAAGAGTGATGAATTTGTAGATAATGTCAAAGCAATATTAAAGGATAGAAAATTGGACTATTTGGTAATTCATCACATTGAACCAGATCATTCAGGATCAATTCCACAAATTTTAGATCTTTATCCAGATCTAAAAATCGTAGGAAACAAGAAAACAAGATCAATGTTGAATGATTATTATGAAATTGATTCAGATCATTTCGTTGAAGTTGGAGAAGGCGATGTACTTGATTTGGGAGATAGAAAACTTACATTCTATTTGACAGCAATGGTTCACTGGCCAGAATCAATGGTTAGTTACGATGCTGAAAATAAAATTTTATTCTCACAAGATATTTTCGGTGGTTTCGGAACTAATGACGGAGCAATCTATGATGACGAATTAGATTACGATTTAAGAAGAACAGAATTCAGAAGATACTATACAAATATCGTTGGAAAATATTCTCAAATGGCAGTACGTGCTATTAACAAATTATCTTCTTTGGAAATCAAAACAATTTGTCCAGTTCATGGTTGCATTTGGAGAAAACAACCTTCAAGAATAGTTGAAGATTACACTAAATGGGCAACTTATGAAGTAAATGAAGGAGTTGTAATAGCTTATGCATCAATGTATGGTAATACAGAATTGATGGCAGATCAACTAGCTAGATATTTGGCAGATGAAGGTGTTAGAAATATTGAAGTGATGGATGTAAGTAAAACTCATGAATCTTATATACTTTCAAATTGTTGGGAAAAGAAATCATTAGTATTAGGATCTTGCACATACAACAACACTGTATATCCAGTAATGAATAATTTATTGAACATTTTAAAAATGCAAAAATTAAAAAATCATGTGGTTTCTGTTTTTGGATCATTCGGATGGAGCGGTGGCGCTGTCAAAAATTTAAAAGAATTTGTTGAAGAAGGAAAATTCGAAACAACAGAAACAGTTGTTGAAGCAAAAGGTCGCATGAAAGAAGAAGACGATCAAGGCTTAAGACAAATGGCAAAAGAAATCGCAGCAAAAATTAAATAA
- the gcvPB gene encoding aminomethyl-transferring glycine dehydrogenase subunit GcvPB, with the protein MAYNKLIFELSQPGRTGYKLPELDVEEKDNLIPEEFLSNEELDLPEVSEVDVVRHYTNLSTLNFGVDTGMYPLGSCTMKYNPKINEEIIANPKLARLHPKQDDYQVQGALEAMYTLQKSLCEISAMDYMTLQPAAGAHGEITAITIFKKYHEVNGNSEKNEIIVPDSAHGTNPATAAMAGYKVVEVKSNANGVVDVEDLRKVVNEKTAGLMLTNPNTLGLFETKIKEIAEIVHEAGGLLYYDGANANAILGHARPGDMGFDAIHFNVHKTFSTPHGGGGPGAGPVGVKKFLRDYLPKPIVEKDGDKYFLDYSMEHSIGRMKDFQGHFGILMRALTYILTMGSDGLKCASTTAVLNANYLQAQLKDDYNLPHDFICKHEFVLGGLKDDCDGQVKTLDVAKRLLDMGFHPPTVYFPLIVHEALMVEPTETEPKQTLDEFVAAMKQIAQEARENKDILLEAPITTVVRRPDETEAAKKLILTYKKGE; encoded by the coding sequence ATGGCTTATAACAAGTTAATATTTGAATTATCACAACCAGGTAGAACTGGATATAAACTTCCTGAATTAGACGTAGAAGAAAAAGATAACTTAATTCCAGAAGAATTTTTATCAAATGAAGAATTAGATTTACCAGAAGTTAGTGAAGTTGACGTAGTTCGTCACTATACTAATCTTTCAACTCTAAACTTCGGCGTAGATACAGGTATGTATCCATTAGGATCTTGTACAATGAAGTACAACCCTAAAATAAATGAAGAAATTATAGCAAATCCAAAACTTGCGCGTCTTCACCCAAAACAAGATGACTACCAAGTTCAAGGTGCGTTGGAAGCAATGTACACTTTACAAAAATCATTATGCGAAATCTCTGCAATGGATTATATGACATTACAACCAGCAGCAGGTGCTCATGGTGAAATAACTGCTATTACAATCTTCAAGAAATACCACGAAGTTAATGGTAATTCTGAAAAGAATGAAATCATAGTTCCAGACTCAGCTCACGGTACTAACCCAGCAACAGCTGCAATGGCTGGATACAAAGTAGTAGAAGTTAAATCAAACGCAAATGGTGTAGTTGACGTTGAAGACTTAAGAAAAGTTGTAAACGAAAAAACTGCTGGTTTGATGTTAACTAACCCTAACACTTTAGGTTTATTTGAAACTAAAATCAAAGAAATCGCTGAAATAGTTCACGAAGCTGGCGGATTACTATACTATGATGGAGCAAATGCTAACGCTATTTTAGGACATGCTAGACCAGGGGACATGGGATTCGACGCAATCCACTTCAATGTTCACAAAACATTCTCTACACCACACGGTGGTGGAGGTCCAGGTGCAGGTCCTGTAGGTGTTAAGAAATTCTTAAGAGATTATTTACCAAAGCCAATCGTTGAAAAAGACGGAGATAAATATTTCTTAGATTACAGCATGGAACATTCTATCGGTAGAATGAAAGACTTCCAAGGTCACTTCGGAATTTTAATGAGAGCATTGACTTATATTTTGACTATGGGTAGTGACGGATTGAAGTGTGCATCTACTACAGCAGTATTAAATGCAAACTATCTACAAGCTCAATTAAAAGACGATTACAACTTACCACACGACTTCATCTGTAAACACGAATTCGTATTAGGCGGATTAAAGGATGATTGCGATGGACAAGTTAAGACATTGGATGTAGCTAAGAGACTGTTAGATATGGGATTCCATCCACCAACAGTATACTTCCCATTAATCGTTCACGAAGCATTAATGGTAGAACCTACTGAAACTGAACCAAAACAAACTCTTGATGAATTCGTAGCTGCAATGAAACAAATTGCACAAGAAGCAAGAGAAAATAAAGATATATTATTAGAAGCTCCTATTACAACTGTTGTTAGAAGACCAGATGAAACAGAAGCTGCTAAGAAGTTAATATTGACTTACAAAAAAGGAGAATAA
- the gcvT gene encoding glycine cleavage system aminomethyltransferase GcvT — MLMSTKKTPLYEEHKKLGGKVVDFAGFYLPVDYEGLQQEHEAVRNNVGLFDVSHMGEFTVKGKDALKFINYVCTNDYSKCADGQIQYSLLLHEDGGMVDDLLVYKNNDEDFLMVPNAANTEKDFKHISKYVDKFDVELKNISDSVAEIAIQGPKAEELLQRLVEFDLSKIEYYHFVKDIKYKEYDVLISRTGYTGEDGFEVYATAEAIVDLWNELLEKGKDLGVKPCGLGCRDTLRFEAAMPLYGNELADEVSPLEVGLKFAVKMDKDDFVGKAKTQEKVDAGIDKKLIGIEMQSKRIARQGAEVQKDGKTIGKVTTGYLSPTFGVCLANAFVDKSAVALGDEVDVIIRNKPAKATVVKRKFLDRK; from the coding sequence ATGCTTATGAGTACAAAAAAAACTCCTCTATATGAGGAACACAAAAAATTAGGTGGAAAAGTTGTTGACTTCGCTGGTTTTTATTTGCCAGTTGATTATGAAGGATTACAACAAGAACACGAAGCAGTAAGAAACAACGTTGGTTTATTTGATGTAAGCCACATGGGTGAATTTACTGTAAAAGGCAAAGACGCTTTAAAATTCATCAACTATGTTTGCACTAATGATTACTCTAAATGTGCAGATGGACAAATCCAATATTCTTTATTATTACATGAAGATGGCGGAATGGTTGATGACTTATTAGTTTACAAAAACAACGATGAAGACTTTTTAATGGTTCCAAACGCAGCCAACACTGAAAAGGACTTCAAACATATCTCTAAATATGTAGATAAATTCGATGTTGAACTTAAAAACATCAGCGACTCTGTTGCAGAAATCGCTATTCAAGGTCCTAAGGCTGAAGAATTATTACAAAGATTAGTTGAATTCGATCTTTCAAAAATTGAATACTATCACTTTGTAAAAGACATTAAATACAAGGAATACGATGTATTAATTTCTAGAACTGGTTATACTGGTGAAGATGGATTCGAAGTTTATGCAACTGCAGAAGCAATAGTAGACTTATGGAATGAATTATTAGAAAAAGGAAAAGACTTAGGTGTTAAACCATGTGGTCTTGGATGTAGAGATACATTGAGATTTGAAGCAGCAATGCCTTTATATGGAAACGAACTTGCAGATGAAGTATCTCCATTAGAAGTTGGCTTGAAATTTGCGGTTAAAATGGACAAAGACGACTTCGTTGGTAAAGCTAAAACTCAAGAAAAAGTTGATGCAGGAATCGACAAGAAACTTATTGGTATCGAAATGCAAAGCAAACGTATTGCAAGACAAGGTGCTGAAGTTCAAAAAGATGGTAAAACTATCGGTAAAGTAACTACAGGATACCTTTCACCAACATTTGGCGTATGTTTAGCAAATGCATTTGTAGATAAATCAGCTGTAGCATTAGGTGATGAAGTTGATGTTATTATCAGAAACAAACCAGCTAAAGCAACAGTTGTTAAAAGAAAATTTTTGGATAGAAAATAG
- the gcvH gene encoding glycine cleavage system protein GcvH has protein sequence MAEVAKDLLYTKDHEWIKVDGDVYEIGLADYAQDSLGDIVYVELPDVDDEIDAEESVASVESVKAASEVYTPFACTIVEANEELDDEPGNINKAPYESWIAKVKFEDFDESKLMTADEYEKFLGEL, from the coding sequence ATGGCAGAAGTAGCAAAAGATTTATTGTACACAAAAGATCATGAATGGATTAAAGTAGACGGAGACGTTTATGAAATTGGTCTTGCAGATTATGCACAAGACAGTTTAGGAGACATCGTATATGTTGAATTACCAGATGTTGATGATGAAATTGATGCAGAAGAATCTGTAGCAAGTGTTGAATCTGTAAAAGCAGCATCAGAAGTTTACACTCCATTTGCTTGTACAATTGTAGAAGCTAATGAAGAATTAGATGACGAACCAGGCAACATCAACAAAGCTCCATACGAAAGCTGGATTGCTAAGGTTAAATTCGAAGACTTCGATGAATCTAAATTAATGACTGCTGATGAATACGAAAAATTCTTAGGAGAATTATAA
- the lpdA gene encoding dihydrolipoyl dehydrogenase: protein MTKDIIIIGAGPGGYETAIRACQLGLNVTLIEKAEVGGTCLNRGCIPTKTLWKIADLYKEIKESETFGIEVNDHKLLADKIKQRKTEIIERLRSGVEYLFKTYDNLTFIRGEASFKDNKTVVVKTLEGETKELTADKIIIATGSKDYKPTNIEGIDHPKVLTSTGLLELEEIPKSMVVIGTGVIGMEFASIYSQFGTEVTVVGNKLLKTEDGEIQKRLKSILKSDTLKFVTGVYAKKIVEEDGRLKIISQKVGKDKFEETYADYVLVASGRSSNIDNLGIENTDIKTEKNAIVVDENLQTNVEGIYSIGDCVYKNTQLAHVASNQGKNLVRVFSGKEKNINMDIVPAVVFTVPEIASVGLTEEKAKEQNIDYVTSKFMYQANGKALSLNATEGFVKIVATKDLSKILGCHIIGHDASTLIHFAAIAMNNNVGVEGLSAMIYAHPTISEVFMDSVEQLEGLSINTPNPNK from the coding sequence ATGACTAAAGATATCATTATTATCGGCGCTGGACCTGGTGGCTATGAAACAGCCATCAGGGCATGCCAGCTCGGTTTAAATGTAACTTTAATCGAAAAAGCTGAAGTAGGTGGTACATGCTTGAATAGAGGATGTATACCTACTAAAACTTTATGGAAAATTGCTGATTTGTACAAAGAAATTAAAGAATCAGAAACTTTTGGAATTGAAGTTAATGACCATAAATTATTAGCCGATAAAATTAAACAAAGGAAAACAGAAATTATCGAAAGACTTAGAAGTGGTGTTGAATACCTTTTCAAAACTTACGATAATTTAACTTTTATTAGAGGAGAAGCTAGTTTTAAGGATAATAAAACTGTTGTTGTGAAGACTTTGGAAGGAGAAACCAAAGAACTTACAGCTGATAAAATTATCATAGCTACTGGATCCAAAGATTATAAGCCAACAAATATTGAAGGCATTGACCACCCTAAAGTTTTGACATCAACAGGACTTTTGGAATTAGAAGAAATTCCAAAATCAATGGTTGTTATCGGAACTGGCGTAATAGGAATGGAATTTGCATCAATATATTCACAATTTGGAACAGAAGTTACTGTAGTTGGTAACAAACTGTTGAAAACTGAAGATGGCGAAATCCAAAAACGTCTAAAATCAATCTTGAAAAGCGATACTTTGAAGTTTGTAACAGGAGTATATGCTAAGAAAATTGTTGAAGAAGACGGAAGGCTTAAAATCATTAGTCAAAAAGTTGGCAAAGATAAATTCGAAGAAACTTATGCAGATTACGTTCTTGTAGCAAGTGGAAGAAGCAGCAATATAGATAATCTTGGAATTGAAAATACAGATATTAAAACTGAAAAGAACGCTATTGTTGTGGATGAAAATCTTCAAACAAATGTTGAAGGAATTTACTCCATCGGGGATTGTGTGTACAAGAACACTCAACTAGCACACGTTGCAAGTAATCAAGGTAAAAATCTTGTAAGAGTTTTTTCTGGAAAAGAAAAAAATATCAACATGGATATAGTTCCAGCGGTTGTGTTTACTGTTCCTGAAATTGCATCTGTAGGATTAACTGAAGAAAAAGCAAAAGAACAAAACATCGATTATGTAACAAGCAAATTTATGTATCAAGCTAACGGTAAGGCATTGAGTTTGAATGCTACAGAAGGTTTTGTAAAGATAGTTGCTACAAAAGATTTATCTAAGATTTTAGGTTGCCACATAATTGGTCATGATGCATCCACATTGATTCACTTTGCAGCAATTGCTATGAACAATAATGTTGGAGTTGAAGGTTTATCAGCAATGATTTATGCTCACCCGACTATTAGTGAAGTGTTCATGGATTCTGTCGAACAATTAGAAGGCTTATCTATCAATACGCCAAACCCTAACAAATAA
- the gcvPA gene encoding aminomethyl-transferring glycine dehydrogenase subunit GcvPA — MYPYISITDQEIEEMLKTIGISSTDELYSDIPENVQFKGELNIPKAKSEVEVRRYFDEIFAKNTSTDDKVCFLGGGAYDRYVPSVIPAMASRSEFYTSYTPYQPEISQGTLSYIFEYQTMMANLTGMPISNASLYDGGTAITEAALMTIQKSKKSKILCANTVSPSAKEILLTYCHDRKVEVEFIPMKDLLTDMDELEKMMTDEVGTVIVQSPNYYGYIEDVKKYEELTHSIKKNYLIMSADPMSLGLLKKPSEYNVDVVVGEAQQFGVNLQYGGPYLGYMCFTDEFVRKFPGRVVGETTDEDGKRSFVLTLSAREQHIKRDRATSNICSNQGVNLLAASIYLSLLGKAGIKEVATQSLQKAHYLFEELKKIDKVKVLSEKPFFDEFTIGFDKDTEEVKKALFDKGFLAGISIKEATDGCGNGLIIAVTEKRTKEEMDNFVAAVKEVL, encoded by the coding sequence ATGTATCCATACATCTCAATTACTGATCAAGAAATTGAGGAAATGCTAAAAACAATTGGCATTTCCTCTACTGATGAACTTTATTCAGATATTCCTGAAAACGTTCAATTCAAAGGAGAACTTAACATACCAAAAGCAAAAAGCGAAGTTGAAGTTAGAAGATATTTCGACGAAATTTTTGCTAAGAACACATCTACTGATGATAAGGTTTGTTTCCTAGGTGGTGGAGCTTATGATAGATACGTTCCTTCTGTAATTCCGGCAATGGCAAGCAGAAGTGAATTCTACACTTCATATACACCATACCAACCAGAAATAAGCCAAGGTACTCTTTCCTATATTTTTGAATATCAAACAATGATGGCAAACCTTACTGGTATGCCAATATCAAACGCTTCTTTATACGATGGTGGAACAGCTATCACAGAAGCAGCCTTGATGACTATCCAAAAGTCCAAAAAATCAAAAATTCTATGCGCTAATACAGTTAGTCCTTCAGCAAAAGAAATCTTGTTGACTTATTGTCACGATAGAAAGGTTGAAGTAGAATTTATCCCAATGAAAGATTTACTAACAGATATGGACGAATTGGAAAAAATGATGACTGACGAAGTTGGTACAGTTATCGTTCAATCTCCAAACTATTACGGATATATCGAAGATGTAAAAAAATATGAAGAGTTAACTCACTCTATCAAGAAAAACTACTTGATAATGTCAGCAGATCCAATGAGTTTAGGTTTGTTAAAGAAACCATCTGAATATAATGTTGACGTTGTTGTAGGTGAAGCTCAACAATTCGGAGTAAACTTACAATATGGTGGACCTTATTTAGGATATATGTGCTTTACTGATGAATTTGTTAGAAAATTCCCTGGCCGTGTTGTAGGTGAAACTACTGACGAAGACGGTAAGAGATCATTTGTTTTAACACTTTCAGCAAGAGAACAACACATTAAACGTGATAGAGCAACTTCAAATATCTGTTCAAACCAAGGTGTTAACTTACTTGCAGCAAGTATTTATTTATCACTTTTAGGTAAAGCTGGTATTAAAGAAGTAGCAACTCAATCATTACAAAAAGCTCACTATCTATTTGAAGAATTAAAGAAAATAGACAAAGTTAAAGTTCTTAGTGAAAAACCATTCTTTGATGAATTCACTATCGGTTTTGACAAAGACACTGAAGAAGTTAAGAAAGCATTATTTGATAAAGGATTCTTAGCTGGAATTAGCATTAAAGAAGCTACAGATGGATGTGGCAATGGTTTAATTATTGCTGTAACAGAAAAGAGAACAAAAGAAGAAATGGACAATTTTGTAGCAGCAGTTAAGGAGGTATTATAA
- a CDS encoding formate--tetrahydrofolate ligase encodes MATDVEIAQKAKLEKISVIAEKMGLTEEDYEQYGRYKAKLDLNLFEKNKDKKDGKLILMTSINPTPTGEGKTTMNVGLAMGLNKIGKNAISVLREPSLGPNFGMKGGAAGGGYAQVVPMDEINMHFTGDFHAITTANNLICAMMDNHIHQGNALNIDPKQILIKRCMDMNERELRDIVIGVGSKGNGVMRQDGFEITVASEIMAILCLAKDLKDLKERVGNILIAFDTEGKPVYAKDVKADGAVALIMKEAIKPNLVQTLEHTPAIIHGGPFANIAHGCNSVIATKLGLKLGDYVVTEAGFGADLGAEKFFDIKCRNDLHPNMVCIVATIKALKHHGEAEDYKVENVEALEKGYANLKRHIENMKKYKVPVVVAINRFANDTDAEIKKLTELVEADGTKAIFCDVWAEGGEGARELAEYVVENTKEENEFEFLYDLELPIKEKIEKIAKEIYRADGVEFSAKAKKKLKQIKELGLDNYPVCMAKTQYSFSDNKKLIGAPTGFTITVSDFKISRGAGFVVALLGSVMTMPGLPKVPSAENCDVLDDGTVVGLF; translated from the coding sequence ATGGCTACAGATGTAGAAATTGCTCAAAAAGCGAAATTAGAAAAAATCAGCGTGATAGCTGAAAAAATGGGATTAACAGAAGAAGATTACGAACAATATGGTAGATATAAGGCAAAATTAGATTTAAATCTTTTTGAAAAAAATAAAGACAAAAAAGATGGTAAATTAATTTTGATGACAAGTATTAACCCAACTCCAACAGGAGAAGGTAAAACAACTATGAATGTTGGTTTGGCAATGGGACTTAACAAAATTGGCAAAAACGCTATTTCAGTTTTAAGAGAACCATCTTTAGGACCTAACTTTGGTATGAAAGGTGGAGCTGCTGGTGGTGGATATGCACAAGTAGTTCCAATGGATGAAATCAACATGCACTTCACAGGTGACTTCCACGCAATCACTACTGCAAATAACTTAATTTGCGCAATGATGGATAACCACATTCACCAAGGTAATGCGTTAAACATCGATCCAAAACAAATCTTAATTAAAAGATGTATGGACATGAACGAACGTGAATTAAGAGATATAGTTATCGGCGTTGGTTCGAAAGGTAACGGAGTTATGCGTCAAGACGGTTTCGAAATCACTGTTGCAAGTGAAATCATGGCTATTTTATGTCTTGCAAAAGATTTGAAAGACTTAAAAGAAAGAGTTGGAAACATTCTTATCGCTTTTGATACAGAAGGTAAACCAGTTTATGCAAAAGACGTTAAAGCTGATGGTGCTGTAGCATTAATCATGAAAGAAGCTATCAAACCAAACTTAGTTCAAACATTAGAACACACTCCAGCAATTATTCATGGTGGACCATTCGCCAACATTGCACACGGATGTAACTCTGTAATAGCTACAAAATTAGGATTGAAACTTGGAGATTACGTAGTAACTGAAGCAGGTTTCGGTGCTGACTTAGGAGCAGAAAAATTCTTCGATATCAAATGTAGAAACGACTTACATCCAAACATGGTATGTATCGTTGCTACAATCAAAGCATTAAAACATCACGGGGAAGCAGAAGACTACAAAGTTGAAAATGTAGAAGCTTTGGAAAAAGGATATGCTAACCTTAAACGTCACATCGAAAACATGAAGAAATACAAAGTTCCAGTAGTAGTAGCAATCAACAGATTTGCAAATGATACAGATGCTGAAATCAAGAAATTAACTGAATTGGTTGAAGCAGACGGAACAAAAGCTATTTTCTGTGACGTATGGGCAGAAGGTGGCGAAGGTGCAAGAGAATTAGCAGAATACGTTGTTGAAAATACAAAAGAAGAAAACGAATTTGAATTCTTATATGACCTTGAATTACCAATAAAAGAAAAAATTGAAAAAATTGCAAAAGAAATCTACAGAGCTGACGGCGTAGAATTTAGTGCAAAAGCTAAGAAGAAATTAAAACAAATCAAAGAATTAGGATTAGACAATTATCCAGTATGTATGGCTAAGACTCAATACTCATTCTCTGATAATAAAAAATTAATCGGAGCTCCAACTGGATTTACAATCACAGTAAGTGATTTCAAAATCTCAAGAGGTGCTGGATTTGTCGTTGCACTATTAGGTTCTGTAATGACAATGCCAGGTTTACCAAAAGTTCCTTCAGCAGAAAACTGCGATGTTTTAGATGATGGTACAGTTGTAGGATTATTCTAG
- a CDS encoding S1C family serine protease has protein sequence MDRDPYSDYNDYIRKRRDGLSERKVENMIKEEIAKNKPKIGWLKALTIFLLIYSLVMSYFVAKNMTGITETINKNGQVESSTISIKNNSVSTENAVAKKSLDSVVGITTVGVQENMFFQGRVVEGVGSGVVVSQDGYILTNAHVVQDGKAEKIEVLLTNGKKSSAKLLWYDTTLDLAVIKTDMTGLKPVEMGDSDKVQIGDKAIAIGNPLGLDLQSTLTSGYISGKDRTITLQNGLQMDGLMQTDAAINSGNSGGGLFDQEGKLIGINTAKASAEGIGFTIPINVAKTIVDNIVSGGSFEGVKLGISGVDVKTFQQATGQKLSIDKGIYVVEVVKGSSAQKAGVTRGDIITKVNGKQINTMSSLKKALLEVRPQQKGKITVYRDGSTKDLDIEFSTLQQK, from the coding sequence ATGGACAGAGACCCATACTCTGATTACAACGATTATATAAGAAAAAGAAGAGACGGCTTGAGTGAAAGAAAAGTCGAAAATATGATAAAAGAAGAAATAGCTAAGAATAAACCAAAGATTGGTTGGTTAAAAGCACTCACAATATTTTTATTAATTTATTCTTTGGTTATGAGCTATTTCGTAGCAAAAAATATGACTGGTATTACTGAGACGATTAACAAAAATGGTCAAGTTGAAAGTAGTACTATTTCTATAAAAAACAATAGTGTCTCCACAGAAAATGCCGTAGCCAAGAAATCTTTGGACTCTGTAGTTGGTATAACAACTGTAGGCGTTCAAGAAAATATGTTTTTCCAAGGCAGAGTTGTAGAAGGTGTTGGAAGTGGTGTTGTTGTTAGTCAAGATGGATATATCCTTACTAACGCACACGTTGTACAAGATGGTAAGGCAGAAAAAATCGAAGTGCTACTTACAAATGGCAAGAAATCATCTGCAAAATTATTGTGGTATGACACAACGCTGGATCTTGCAGTAATTAAAACTGATATGACTGGATTAAAACCAGTTGAAATGGGAGATAGCGACAAGGTTCAAATAGGAGATAAGGCGATTGCTATTGGTAATCCATTGGGATTGGATTTGCAATCAACATTGACTAGTGGTTATATTTCAGGAAAAGATAGAACGATCACTTTACAAAATGGTTTACAAATGGATGGTTTGATGCAAACAGATGCTGCTATAAACTCAGGGAATAGTGGTGGTGGACTTTTCGACCAAGAAGGCAAACTAATCGGTATAAATACTGCCAAAGCTTCTGCAGAAGGAATCGGATTTACTATTCCTATTAACGTAGCCAAAACTATTGTCGACAATATAGTTTCTGGTGGCTCTTTCGAAGGAGTTAAGCTTGGAATAAGTGGAGTTGATGTGAAAACTTTCCAACAAGCTACAGGTCAAAAACTTTCTATAGATAAGGGAATTTATGTAGTGGAAGTTGTCAAAGGATCTTCTGCACAAAAAGCTGGAGTAACTAGAGGAGATATAATTACAAAAGTTAATGGCAAACAAATCAACACAATGAGTTCCTTGAAGAAAGCATTGCTTGAAGTTAGGCCACAACAAAAAGGCAAAATAACTGTTTATAGAGATGGCAGTACTAAAGATTTGGATATTGAATTTAGTACTTTACAACAAAAATAA